In the genome of Nycticebus coucang isolate mNycCou1 chromosome 12, mNycCou1.pri, whole genome shotgun sequence, one region contains:
- the LOC128561018 gene encoding 60S ribosomal protein L37-like — protein sequence MTKGTSSFGKRGNKTHTLCRRCGSKAYHLQKSTCGKCGYPAKRKRKCNWSAKAKRRNTTGTGRMRHLKIVYRRFRHGFREGTTPKPKRAAVAASSSS from the coding sequence ATGACGAAGGGAACGTCATCGTTTGGAAAGCGTGGGAATAAGACGCATACGTTGTGCCGCCGCTGTGGCTCTAAGGCCTACCACCTACAAAAGTCCACCTGTGGCAAATGTGGCTATCCTGCTAAGCGCAAAAGAAAGTGTAACTGGAGTGCCAAGgctaaaagaagaaataccacTGGGACTGGTCGGATGAGGCACCTAAAAATTGTGTACCGCAGATTCAGGCATGGATTCCGTGAAGGAACAACCCCTAAACCCAAGAGGGCAGCTGTTGCAGCATCCAGTTCATCTTAA